A window from Sus scrofa isolate TJ Tabasco breed Duroc chromosome 2, Sscrofa11.1, whole genome shotgun sequence encodes these proteins:
- the LYSMD3 gene encoding lysM and putative peptidoglycan-binding domain-containing protein 3 has protein sequence MAGRHQNRSYPLPGVHSSGQVHAFGNCTDSDILEEDAEVYELRSRGKEKIRRSTSRDRLDDIIVLTKDIQEGDTLNAIALQYCCTVADIKRVNNLISDQDFFALRSIKIPVKKFSSLTETLYPPKGRQASRPSSVHYLPEQQELQSANDSLSSSESAGSFLKEVDRDIEQIVKCTDTKRENLNEVVSALTTQQVRFEPDNKNIQRKDPYYGADWGIGWWTAVAIMLIVGIITPVFYLLYYEILAKVDVSHHSTVDSSHLHSGVTPPSQQREMENGIAPTKGIPFGPQDDPKLYSQDAQLPAAQHKT, from the exons ATGGCAGGGAGGCATCAGAATCGTAGTTATCCTCTTCCAGGAGTTCATTCAAGTGGTCAAGTACATGCATTTGGAAATTGTACAGACAGTGATATATTGGAGGAGGATGCTGAAGTGTATGAGCTTCgatccagaggaaaagaaaaaatccgAAGAAGTACATCAAGAGATAGACTTGATGACATAATAGTGTTAACAAAAGATATACAGGAAGGAGACACTTTAAATGCAATAGCACTTCAGTACTGTTGTACG gtAGCAGATATCAAGAGAGTTAACAATCTCATCAGTGATCAAGACTTTTTTGCCCTTAGGTCTATTAAAATTCCAGTAAAAAAGTTTAGTTCATTGACTGAAACACTTTATCCTCCAAAAGGGAGACAGGCTTCACGTCCTTCATCTGTTCATTACCTTCCagaacaacaggaacttcagtcTGCTAATGATTCTCTTTCTTCCAGTGAGTCAGCTGGtagctttttaaaagaagtagATCGAGATATAGAACAAATAGTAAAATGCACAGACACCAAACGAGAGAACCTTAATGAGGTGGTGTCTGCCTTAACAACGCAACAAGTACGTTTTGAACCTGATAACAAAAACATTCAACGTAAGGATCCTTACTATGGAGCAGACTGGGGAATAGGGTGGTGGACAGCTGTAGCGATAATGTTGATAGTAGGTATAATAACGCCagtattttatttactatattaTGAAATTTTAGCCAAGGTGGATGTTAGTCACCATTCCACAGTGGATTCTTCACATTTGCATTCAGGAGTCACACCCCCATCGCagcagagagaaatggaaaatggaattGCTCCAACGAAAGGAATACCCTTTGGTCCACAAGATGACCCTAAGCTGTATAGTCAAGATGCTCAGTTACCTGCTGCTCAACACAAAACATAG